CGCTTCACCTTTCCCAAGAGCGAACGATCGAACGTCATCGTCAACCTGCCGCGCCACGGCGGGACGATCGAGGTCGTCGGCGACCGCATCGTGCGTGGCCTGTCGAACGACAAGGACAGCACCGACGGTGCCTATTTCGTCGCCGAATTCTCCAAGCCCTTCGCCGCGCTCGGCACCTTTCGCAAGGCGCCAGGCGACAATATCGGCTGGGGCATCGGCAACAGCGACGTGAAGCCCGGCGGGCGCGACATGACGGGCAGCTACGCCGGCGGCTACGTAACCTTCAGGACAAATGCCGGCGAGCAGGTGCTGGTGAAGATCGCGCACGGCACCAGCTACGAGCAGGCGGCGCAGCGGCTCGCCGCGGAAATTCCGGGCTGGAATTTTGATGGGGTCCATGCCGCGGCGCGCGATACCTGGGCGCAGCTCCTCAATCGCGTCCGCGTGTCGGGCGGCACCGAAAAACAGCGCAAGCTCTTCTACTCGACCTTGTTCCAGTCCTTCGCCTCACCGCGGCTGATCGCGGCGAAGGGCGAGAAATTCGCCGACTTGGGCGGCAGGGTCCAGGTCGCGACGCACGACCGCTACGGTCCGGTTCCCTTCTGGGATACCGGGCGCAACCAGATCGTGCTGCTCGAACTGATGGAGTCCGAGGCGGTCAAGAACATCATGGCGTCCGAACTCGCGATGGCGCGCGAGAAGGGCTTCATGAACACCTCGTTCCACGGCGACAATGCGGTGTTCCTGTTCCTCGGCGCGTGGCAGCGCGGCATCGAGTTCGATTACGCCGCAGCCTATGAATATCTGCGCAAGAACGCGACCGACCCCAAGGGGCCGCGCGGCTATCTCGCCGAATATATGCAGCAAGGGTGGATCTCGGACATCGTGCCCGATCACAACCCCAGCCCGCCCTATGCCGGCGGCAAGGCGGGTGCGGACAAGACGCTCGAATATGCGTGGGACGATTATGCGCTCGCGGTCTACGCGAAGAAGCTCGGCAAGGATGCCGACTATCGGATGTTCCTGAAGCGCGCGAGCAACTATGCCAACGTCTTCGACAAATCGATCGGCTTCATCCGCGGGCGCACCGCCGACGGCAAGTGGATCGCGCCGTTCGATCCGCAGGAGCCTTATTACAACTTCATGATGAAGGAGGCGTCGGGCTGGTCGACGCTGTGGCTGGTGCCGCACGATGTGCAGGGGCTGATCGGTCTGCTCGGCGGGCGCGACGCGTTCAACGCCAAGCTCGATGAATTCTTCACCAAGCCATATAATCCCAAGGGCATCTGCCGCGACTGCACCGGCGTGATCGGGCAATATGTCCATGGCAACCAGCCCGACCAGCAGGCGCCCTATTATTACAACTGGAGCGGCCAGCCTTGGAAAACCCAGGCGCTGGTGCGGCAGATCCTCGAAAGGACCTATGCCAGCGATGCCGCGGGCTATGGCTATCCTGGGATGGACGATCAGGGCGCGACCTCGTCCTGGTATGCGCTGAGCGCGCTCGGCTTCTACCCGGTCGATCCGTCGAGCCAGGATTACATCATCGGCAGCCCCCTGTTCGACGATGCCAGCCTCGAGATGGGCAACGGCAAGATGCTGCGCATCGTCGCGCGCAACAATTCGGCCGCGAATGTCTACATCCAGTCGGCGACGCTGAATGGCAGGCCGTGGAACAAGCCATGGTTTCGCCATGACGATGTGAAGGGCGGCGCGACCTTCATCTTCACCATGGGACCCAGACCGAACAAGCAATGGGGTGCCGCGCCCGCCGCCGCGCCGCCGTCGATGTCGCCGGGACGCTGACCGGTGCAATACCCCGGCCCCGCCATTGCGCGGGGCAGGAGCCCAGGACCCGTACCCCTCCCCCTCAGGCGGGTCCTGGGCTCCACCATATGAGCCGACCGGAACAGGAGAAGATCCGTGCGTAGCCTGATGATCATGACGTCATTTTTGGCCCTCACGCCGATGGGGGCTCAGGCTCAGGCCCAACCGCGTGACGCCGTCTATACCAGCGACCTGATGACACGCTGGGGCAGGGAGGTGACGCCTGAGAATGCCTGGCGCCTCTATCCGCGCCCGCAAATGGTGCGCGAGCGCTGGATCAATCTCAACGGCCTGTGGGATTATGCCATCGCGCCCAAGGCGGCCGAGCGGCCGGCGGCGATGGACGGGGAGATCCTCGTGCCGTTCCC
This portion of the Sphingomonas sp. BT-65 genome encodes:
- a CDS encoding GH92 family glycosyl hydrolase; its protein translation is MQHRFRTVGIAMVSSATILAASSATAQQAPTARQSPVDLADPLVGTAPLDDPAVIGNAPPPGEPVYSGQTSPGARLPHGAVEAAPVNNNIELLYPNGVPVPYYYTNPTMIGFTGGGGSTYGGGAKPIIMPVVGDWSPPPAYSQSYYDKSREKASPGYYSVYLDTFRTQVELTATRWASVMRFTFPKSERSNVIVNLPRHGGTIEVVGDRIVRGLSNDKDSTDGAYFVAEFSKPFAALGTFRKAPGDNIGWGIGNSDVKPGGRDMTGSYAGGYVTFRTNAGEQVLVKIAHGTSYEQAAQRLAAEIPGWNFDGVHAAARDTWAQLLNRVRVSGGTEKQRKLFYSTLFQSFASPRLIAAKGEKFADLGGRVQVATHDRYGPVPFWDTGRNQIVLLELMESEAVKNIMASELAMAREKGFMNTSFHGDNAVFLFLGAWQRGIEFDYAAAYEYLRKNATDPKGPRGYLAEYMQQGWISDIVPDHNPSPPYAGGKAGADKTLEYAWDDYALAVYAKKLGKDADYRMFLKRASNYANVFDKSIGFIRGRTADGKWIAPFDPQEPYYNFMMKEASGWSTLWLVPHDVQGLIGLLGGRDAFNAKLDEFFTKPYNPKGICRDCTGVIGQYVHGNQPDQQAPYYYNWSGQPWKTQALVRQILERTYASDAAGYGYPGMDDQGATSSWYALSALGFYPVDPSSQDYIIGSPLFDDASLEMGNGKMLRIVARNNSAANVYIQSATLNGRPWNKPWFRHDDVKGGATFIFTMGPRPNKQWGAAPAAAPPSMSPGR